The DNA segment CTCTCCGATTGAGATTCCCTTCAGCAGCCCATACCATGCATATAAACACCCGTTGAGGGACTGGGAAATGAGTGACGATGAGAAAAAAACCGATGACAAGACATTGTTATACAAGGCACTTGATGATGTAGAGCCGATACAGCAGCGACGGACTGAGCCCTATCGCCGCAAGTTGCCGCCCAGGCCCCTGAATCTCCCCGTCGGCGATGAGGATGATACCGAACAGGATCTCTATTCCGATCAGGAGATCGAGACAGGCGAGGTACTCGACTATGCAAGGCCCGGTGTACAACACCGTGTCATGCACGATTTGCGTCGCGGCTACCTGGAGATTGGCGCCGAATTGGATCTGCACGGCCTGACCGTACGCCACGCCAGGGATGAGCTGAACCGGTTCCTCAAGATCTGTCAGGAACGGGATATCCGTTGCGTGCGCATCATCCATGGCAAGGGCTATCGGTCAGAGGGAAAACAACCGATTCTCAAGCAGAAGCTCAATCTCTGGCTGAGGCAACGGGATGATGTACTGGCCTTCACCTCAGCCCCCCGTCGGGACGGAGGCACCGGCGCGGCCTATCTATTACTGCGCAATCCGAAAAAGGCAAAGGGATAAATTTCGTATGGGTTATTGAATTTCAATCTAAACCCAGTAAAATACTTGGTTATTGAACCTGCAGTACAAGCATCATCGCTTCCGATGGTATACCCCCTTATGACTTGACTGCCTGTAGACCGCATCGAACGATGCAGGCAATGAGAGGAGATTTGCATTGGCAATCAGAATCAAAAGTCAGTGGCATGATGAGGATAGCTCCCGTTCAGCGGAAGAGCTGGGAGGGGCCATCGCCTTTATCGCCTGGCGTCTCGCTTTGGATAAAGCCATCACCCTGCACGGCAAACACTTCGTGTATGAAAACGACCAACAACGGCTTGCCGTGATTGCCGAATACTTGTGCTTTGAGGCACAAATCAGCGATCGCCTGATCCACAAAATGGTCGATAATGAGTCCCGGGTGGCAATCATCACCGCACTGGTGATGAAACTGGCTGAGCACTTTCAGGACAACGCCAGCGATCTGTTCGGTCCCGGTGACCATGGCAACAGTTTCATTGAACGCTATAACCAACGTTCAGGCGAGTACGCCGAATTCAATTTCGATCAGCAAGGTCCCAGCTATCCGTTTCTGCGACATCTCGGTTATGAGATTCAACAGGTCATGGGAGACAAAGCGCATGAAAACCGCTGGGTCATCGATCAGGTGATGGACGTGGATGCCCCTGAAGTCTACAAACAGCTGGCACGCGCTGTCAGAAATCTCTTTGACTAGGAGATTCCTATGCGTCCCACTCAGTTAATAACCATTCTTGAACAGGAGTTCATCAGCACCCGGGCCGGTCACCATACACCGGTCATGCTCTGGGGGCCCCCTGGTGTCGGTAAATCGGATATGGTGCGCGAAGTCGCTGAAAACCACCGGGCGCCGGTGATCGATATTCGGCTCTCGCAAATGGAGCCCAGCGACCTGAGGGGCATTCCTTTCAGAGTCAATGGCAGCGTGGAATGGGCAATCCCCTCAATCCTACCGAATAGGGAAAGGCATGGCCCGGAGGGAATCCTCTTCCTGGATGAAATCACCTCGGCACCCCCCACTGTCTCCGCTGCCGCCTACCAACTGATCCTTGATCGCCGCTTAGGTGAGTATCAGGTCCCCCAGGGGTGGGCCATCTTTGCAGCAGGCAATCGCCAGGGCGACCGTGGTGTGACCTATAGCATGCCAGCGCCATTGGCCAACCGCTTCTCTCATTTCGAGGTGGAGACCAATCTGGATGACTGGGTTGCCTGGGCCTATCGCAACTCAATCGATGAGCGGATTATCGCCTTCCTGCGTTTTCGGCCCGAACTGCTGTTCGACTTCGATCCCGCACACAATCCCATTGCCTTCCCTTCACCCCGCTCCTGGGAATTCGCCCACCGTGCCCTGCAAAAGTTTGATAATCACCCACAACTCTTGCAGGGTGCCCTACAGGCTTGCGTTGGACCCGCTGCAGGCATTGAGTTGAACGCCTTTATAAACAGTCTCGATAAGATGCCCGATCTGGATGCCATTATCGCCGGGGAGGATCTGCCTGTACCCAAGGAGATAGACCTGCAGTACGCCATAGCCGCAGCCCTGGTGGGGCGTGCCATACGTGCCCATGACGCCGGTGATGGAAGCCTCACCCATGGCCGGATCCTCGACTATGCACGCCAGTTTCCGCAGCGGGAGATGGGGGTGATGCTGGTTTCTGATATGCACCGCGCCATCGGTGAGGCGATTTTCACCGTTCCCCAATTCAGTGATTGGGCCCAGGCGGTGTCGGATGTGATGTTGTATGAATCTTGATTAGTCCGCAAATGAACGCGAATAAACGCAAATGTTTTTCATTCAGTGCGTAGGGTGCGGCTTGCCGCACCGCACAAACAGGCATCGGTGGCATGCGGTGCGGCAAGCCGCACCCTACATTCATATCGATCATTCGCGTTCATTTGCGTTCATTCGCGGACTCAAAATTAAATGAACCAGGAACAGATCGAAACCAAGCTGGCAGCAGCCCGCACCAAATTAATCCTCGACAAGCCCTTCCTCGGTGCGCTAGTTATGCGGCTACCGATGGAGGAAGCGAACCCTGACTGGTGTCCCGCCACCGCCACGGATGCGAAAAAGTTCTATTACAATCCTGAATTTATCGATCAGCTGAGTCTGGACGAGACCCAATTCATGCTCGCCCACGAGGCCCTGCATTGCGCCCTCTCCCATTTTGCCCGCCGCCAGCATCGTCACAAACTCCACTGGGATATGGCCTGTGATTACGCCATCAATCCCTTATTGATAGAGGATGATCTCAAGCCGCCCCCAGGCTCGCTTTTCCTACCCGAGTTCGAGGGTATGACCGCCGAGGAGATCTATCCCCTGCTGGATGAGAAGGATGATGAGACACCCCTGGACAATCATATCTACGATCAGGACAACACCAAGGGTTCGGGGGCCGGCAAAACTGAGAAGGATATATCCAATAAGCAGGATCAGAGCGAGACCGAAAACGAAGGGGATGAGAGCGAGAATCAGCAAAGCGGAGACGGATCAGCCGCCAGCCAACCACCGCCACCCACTCCCGATGAGGCGGAAACCCTGAATATCCAGTGGCAGCAACGCCTTGCCGGCGCAGCCCAATCGGCGATGCAGGTGGGCAAGCTGGATGGGGCGATGGCCCGCATGGTGGATCACCTGTTGCAACCACAACTCCCCTGGCGGCTGCTGCTTGCCCGTTATATGACAGCTATCGCACGGGACGATTTCAGTTATATGCGCCCCGCCCGGAGGGAGGGTGAACATATTCTTCCCAGCCTGCGCAGCAATCAGGTCGAGCTGGTGGTCGCACTGGATAGCAGTGGCTCAATACAGGATCACGAGATGGGTGATTTTTTATCTGAAATCAATGCCCTGAAGGGGCAGATGCGGGCCCGTATCACCCTCCTCGCCTGTGACTCGGCGATTGCCGAGGGCGCACCCTGGGTATATGAGGCCTGGGAGGATTTCCAGCTGCCAGCCAAGATCACCGGGGGCGGCGGCACCAGTTTCGAGCCGGTCTTCGAGTGGATCTCGGCCCAGGGCATGAGACCCGACCTGCTGGTCTATTTCACCGATGCGGAGGGTGCCTTCCCGGACCATGCACCACACTATCCGGTAATCTGGCTGGTTAAAGGAAAAAAAACCACTCCCTGGGGAGAACGGATTCAGCTCAACTGAACTGGGGGATGCTCAATAGAGCCCCTGAAAGGATAAATCTCCTTGGCGACAACCGGATGTTTGTGTTAACTAACCAGCATGGACTGCGTAGAACATTCAATTCTGTAAAATCAGGAACTAACCATCATCGCCGGGGATCAGTTAAAGGCATGACCATGCATGTGATGAAAAAAGCCTCCATCATCGTCCTCCTCATTAGCCTGGTGGCGATATCCAGTGCCAATTCCGAGGAGGGTGAATCGATCCAGTTGCCGGAACTTGGCTCTCCATCAGATCAGTATCTGACACCCGGTGATGAAGCCCGGCTTGGCAAGGAGTTCATGCTCAGTGTGCGTAAAACAGGTAAGGTGCTGGATGATCCCCAGATTACAGAGTACATCCAGCAATTGGGTGACAAACTGCTGAAACAGAGCGAAGCGGTTGGGCAGAAATTCACCTTCTTTGTCATCGATCAGCCAGAAATCAACGCCTTTGCCGGCCCTGGTGGCTACATCGGCATCTATAGCGGCCTGATATTGGCAACCCAAAGCGAGAGTGAACTGGCATCAGTCATTGCCCATGAAATCGCCCATGTCACGCAGAAGCATCTGCTACGCGCCTTCGATGCCGCCAACCGCATGAGCGGTAAGACCGCAGCCCTGCTACTGGCCTCTATCCTGGTGGGGATTTCCGGTTCACCGGATGCCGGCCTTGCCATGGCGACAGGTGTCCAGGCCGGCGCCATACAAGAACAGATCAACTTCACCCGCAGCAACGAAGAGGAGGCGGATACCGTGGGTATCCAAATCCTTGCGAAATCCGATTTCGACCCCCGTGCGATGCCACTTTTCTTTGAGCGCCTGACCCATGCCAGCCGACTCTATGAATCGGGTATACCGGAAATACTGCGTACCCATCCAGTCACAACCAACCGTGTAGCCGATGCGCTGGGACGGGCGGAAAAATACACCTATCGCCAGTTTCCGGGCAACCTGAGTTATCACCTGACACGTGAAGCCTTGCGGGCCAGACAGTTCAAGGATCCAAGCAAGGCTGTCACCCATTTTGCCAGCGGACTCAAAGAAGGACGTCACCTCAATCAGGAGGCCCATAAGTATGGTTCGGCACTGGCCCTCGTGGCTGATCGTCAATTTGGCAAAGCAGAAAAGATTATCGACGAGCTGTTGCGGAATAATCCGGGCCAGATCGAGTACATCCTGGCCAGCGCGGATATTGCGAGGAAAAATGGCAAACATGAACAAGTACTCAAGATACTTGATACCTACTACAGCTTGATGCCGGAGAACTATCCTCTGGCTATTGCCTATATCGAGGCGCTGACCGCTGCGGGCAGATTGGAGAAAGCCCGTGAAATCAGTCAACAATCAATCACTTTGCGTAACAACGAGCCCAGACTCTATCGCCTGCTCAGCAAAATCGAGGAGCTGGACAACAATCAAGTGGAATCTCACCGTATGCTGGCTGAGGCGTTCGCTGCCGATGGGGAGCTAGCAGCCGCTATACAGCAATTAGAGATAGCCTTAAATGGTGTGAATAAATCGGACTTCTTCCTCACATCACGCATAGAATCCCGGCTGAGTAAACTGCGTGATATCGAAAAAGCGCGACAGAAATCTGATCCAAAAAGCAAAAGACTGCAGATCCATCAGCATCTATTCCGGTAAACCCCAATCCACCACGCATAAAACCCAACTCCGGTATGCAGATGACACGCCCTGAAAACCACAAATCACTAATAATTCAACATTTTTCACTTGATATCGTCGATTGTTTAGGTATTCTTACGACCTACCTGTTTAAGGTATGATGTGTATCGGCAAGCCACCATCTACACAAAAACTATTGAAGTGGTTTAGCCATACAGTGAATTGCAACAAGGATGAGTGAGTGCAGGTTGTCGCAACTTTTTTTTATTTATATTGTTCTAAAGCGTCTGATGTCATATGAAATGCCGGAATTGGTACGTCTTGATTGCCCAGTGCAGCAAGACCTTGTACAGAACCGACAGCTAAACCTTGGTGGTTTTTGTCTGACACACGCCTGTAAACAATGATGACGACAATTGATATTGTGCACTCAACCCGGTGGTCATGGTGTAAAGGCTCATTTGTTGATGGGTGGATGGCATATCGATGATTAGAATAACCGGGAAATGAAATTGACCAACCAAATCAGTTTCAAAAAAATAAACTGTTAATCACTAAACTTTCTCAGTCTGGAGAGAATGAATGAGCACTGAAATCAAACGCAGGATCTTCCTCAAAAGATCGCTTGCAGCAGGCACGGTAGGCGTGGCTGCTGCCGCCGGTCTCCTGGCACCTCAACGGCTGCTTGCAGCTTGGAACAAAGAAGCCTTTGAAGCTAAAGAACTGCCAGCCGCATTGAATGCGCTGCTAGGTAGCTCTGATATGGCGGAGTCAGCCGATATCAACGTAAAGGCACCCGACATTGCAGAGAACGGCGCCGTGGTTCCGGTCACCGTCGATACCGGCATGGACGGTGTTGAATCGATTTCCATCATCGCCTCGAATAACCCGGTACCATTGGTAGCGAACTTCGTTATGGGTGCTGGCGCGACAGGTTTTGTATCCACCCGTATCAAGATGGGCAAGACTGGCGATGTAATCGGCATTGTAAAGGCTGGCGGTAAGCTCCACAGCGCCAAGAAAGAAGTTAAAGTCACCATCGGTGGTTGTGGCGGTTGATCCCACTCGGACCAACCCCGGCTACAAAGTATACGAGGAATAGAACATGGCTAAATCGATTAAGATCCGCGCCAAAGAGAAAGGCGGCGTAACCACGGTCAAGGCCCTTATGACCCATCCCATGGAGACCGGTGGTCGCAAGGACAAAAAGACTGGTAAAAAGATACCTGCCCACTTCATCCAAGAGGTGGTATGTAAACATAAGGGCAATACGGTGATGACTGCGGAATGGAGCGGTGGCGTATCCAAGAACCCCTATATTTCATTTAAATTTACCGGCGGCGCCAAGGGTGATGAACTTGAACTCTCCTGGAGCGACAACAAAGGTGGCAGCGACAGCATGACAAGCGCCATCAAATAAACATCACTTGTTTAGATATGCGTAAAAAAGGACGCCCCTGGGCGTCCTTTTTTTATTTAACCACCTATGTTGCTGCCCCATAGTAAGGAACGCTATTCCGGTTTTTTGTTTGCGGCATCCTCTTCCAACAACTTTGCCCACTCATCCTCCAATGATCCCGCTTCAGCCTCACCTGCATCCATTAAGGGTTCATCCGCGTCGGGGATTTCAATGTCGATCGTCTCCAGATCATCCACCAGGGACTCACCGGTTTCGCTCTGTGTATCCGCTTCTGCCGTCTGTTCTGACTCCTCTATCATCTCGTCGGCAATCTCCATTACCTCGTCGATAATCTCTGAAACTTCCTCATCCGCCTCAGCCGCATCTTCATCCAAACTGGCATTTTCCTCAACATCTGCCGCTTGCGACACCTGTTCCACCGCTGCTGCACTCTCCTCAACACTCAAATCTGGTATATCTGTATCGCCTACCAGGTCTGAGACCATTTCATCCACTGGCACATCATCCATCGGGGATTCGGTTACGGAAGAGGATTCGGCTGCACTCTCATCAACCTCGCCACTTTCTCCCGACCCTTCGGGGGTGGGGGACGCGGCTACTTGACTTGCGTCGGCACCACCAGCAAACATGGTCGAGTACTCATTCAACATTCTACCCATGGTATCCATGGTCACACGCAGCTCTTCGGACAACCGCTCGTTTTCGGCTTTTAGACTGGTGATCTCCTCATTATCATCTGATTCTTGAGGAGAACTATCTACCGACCTAGGCACATCAAGCCCCTGATAACCGAGAACAAGATTTTCCACATCCACATCAATCTGCTGTAGATGCAATTGATCATCCTTCATAAAACCATTGATGACATTTTGATAGAGCAACATCTCTGACTGCATCATGTTATGCAGGGTCTGATTCAATTCAGAGTCTTTATACTGGTAACGATCCTGTAAAAGTGCTTTCAAGCGTTGTTCACGTTTTGCCTTGTCGGTTTTAACCCGCTCAGCCAAATGGGCTGCGGCTTTTCTTATCCGGCCTTTTCGTAATAGGGTAAAAACCACTAACAGGCCACTCAAAACCAATAGACCGATCATCACCTCAATAACGATCATCGCTACCAGGGAGCTGACTTCAATCATGGTCATCCCCCGCGTCTACCTTGGCCTTCGTTTTATCCTTATCATCATTGCCGGCCGTTGTCGCATCCCCATCATCGATCAGACTGACCATGTTGCGTTGATTACGTCTGCGTATCCACCAGAAAGCCCCACCACCGCCGGCTATCAACAGCAGATTGATGATGCCAAACCAGATCAATGCAATACCCCATCCACCCTCTTCTTCAGCTTCCGGTTCGGGCTCAGGCTCAGGCTCAGGCTCAGGCTCAGGCTCGGGTTCTGGTTCTGGTTCTGGCACTGGTTCGGGCTGTACAGGTGACGGAGGAGGTTCAGGTTTTTTTACCGCGACCGGTTCTGGGGCCTTCATCCCTTCGATTTCAATGGGTGTGTCGAAATAGGCGATCGACTCTCCAGACAGGGCAGTTGCATGGGCCTTTACCGCTATCTGGCGCGGACCTGTGAAGCTCATGAGGTCAATCTCACCACTACCACCCGAACCACCTGGCGGGCTATTCAATGGCAGGCGGAACTGCTCACCATCAGCACTTTCCAACCAGGCCTCTATTTGCAGGGATTTAGGATCGATCAATTCTGCATCGGGTGTAATTTTTACATCCAGCATGTGACCATCAGTACGAGGTGAGGCCAGGATATTGACCGGTGGTACAATTTCATAGGTCATCCTTTTTTCTCGAACAAAGGTTGGACCGCTAGCAGAAAGGACCAATTCTCCCACACCACTGCCGACTGACTCACCGCCAAACGAGAGGGTGAACATGCCATCACCAGCATTTTCATCAGGATCCTGACCATCATCCAACATGGGCCTGGCTTCAGAGCTGGCACCATCATCCTGCTGCACAGCAGAGACGTTGACCACATCAAGAAATTCCCGTTTTCGAATCAGTTTACCGTGATCACTGAATTTCACTATCACCGGCAGTGACCTGCCTTGTATCAATCTGTTGGGCAGATCGGTTGTCTGCATCTTCAGATCAGTGACAATCATGACCCGGTTATCGGGATCGACCTCAGCACGGATCTTCCACTCACCCGCCTGAGGATCAGAGATGGTCAGCATGTCGTATCCCTGATCCCGATGCCAACTGACTGAGGAAGGTGCATTATCAGCCTTGAAAACCTTGCCATCGGGTGGTACCACTTCAGTCTCTTGTGCGCCTGGCTTGTGAAACACCAATAGGGTCGCTTCGGTAATCGTCTCATCCACCTTAAACTTATTATCCTGCAGGGGGACGGCGTCCGGTTTCCCCACCTTCTCGAATATTCTCAGGAAGACCTTTTGCAACTGCTCGGCATTTTCAACCTGCTCATACCAGCCCCCAGTCTCGCCGGCCAGCTTCCGCATCAGTTCATGGTCCGCGTTCTTTGACAGGGCAATGGTATGGACGGTCGCTTTAAGCTCCGCTAAGCGGGGCAGAATTCGCGTCAGGATACGTTTTTTGGAAGCGGCATTCTTAGTCCTGTCCCTGGAAATATCCACCATCCCGTCAGTGAGCAGGATGACACTACGGCGGTAGGGTCCAGGCGCACCGCTCCAGTCTTCGGTTGAGCGCTTCAGTACATCCTCGATATTGGTGAACTGGCCTGGTGAGCCGATCGACTCCGAACTTTTACGCGCCCGTTTTTTCCACGCCTTGTCGACCTGGCCCAAAGGGATTTGCATATTGACATATTGACCGAAGGTCCAGACACCGGCGCGGGTTTCGGAGGATAAAAGACCAACCAGAAGACGTAGTGCAGGCCGCCTCAGGTTCTGCGGGTCATTCTGTTTCATACTGCCGGAGACGTCGATAAGAATCCGCACATCCGCCTTATCTTCAGCACCCTGCAGTTGGCCGCACCAGAGCGGCAGCCACAGCAGCGCTATAACAACCCAGGCCTTTCCTTTCATCATTTCGATGTCATCCCAGTTCTAAATCCAGAGTCAATATTATGACTTACAGCCGAATACCCTTATATGTCTATCGGCTGGACCGGGTAGCTCTTTAATTCCCATCGGGGATCTTCACCGACACGGTGACCGGACAATCTCAGGGGCTTTCGCGGTAGGGTGACTCGGCCCCATCCGGTTGTATATGAAAGCGTTTATAGGACCACTGATATTGGGAAGGTAACTGGCGGACAATCGACTCCACACCCTGATTCAGCACACTTGCCGCCAGCATCGGATCCTCGGCCCCAATCCTCTCATCTGCCGGCAGATAGTGAATGTGGTAACCACGACCGGCAGATAGCCGCTCGACATAGGCAAAAATCACCTTCGCACCCGTCTTCCTGGCCAATCGATTGGTGAGTAACATGGTCAAAGCCGGCACCCCAAACAGAGGGGCGAAAACAGCACCTGTAGCGGATCTTGGCTGTTGATCAGGCAGTATGCAGGTGACGCCACCTCTTATCAGTGCCTGGTATATTCGCTTGACTCCCGAGGTGTCCGTCGGTACCAGCTCCGCCCCGCTACGTTCTCTGGCCTGCTTCACAATAGTCTCGTAGGCACGGTTTCTCGGAGGACGATAGAGGGAAGTCACCTGTTCATGGGTCGGCAGTTCCAAGCCTAGTATTTCCCAACAACCCAGATGCGGTGTAAGGATTATCAGGCCCTGCCCTCGCTCTCTCTCAAGCAGCTCTGAACCACTTACCTGTTGAATCATTCCCAATACACGTTCAATGGGAGTGAACCACACAGCAGCCATTTCCATCAACGTGGCACCCATCTGTCGAATCGACCTGTCGCGCAACCGCCTCAATTCCGTATCCGACTTTTCAGGAAAACAGAGCGCAAGGTTTTTCTCCGTTATGCGTCGTTCCCGATTCGGTAACCAGATAAAAACACGGCCTAACAGATGACCAATCAGATGCAGCCACTTCAGCGGCAAATAACCGAAAAGTCGCCATAAAGGAAAAATAGGGTGCTTTGACATGATCACAAGATTGTACACAAATTCATTAACCAACCTGAATATCATAGGCGTAGATATTCATATCAAATCATCCCGACATCATGCGGGCTTGAAGATTGCTTTCATAGCCAAAACATCTAACATGTAGTGTTATGATCCATGAATAAAAAACCGATAGGATATTTCCCATGAGCGACCCTCTGCTGCATAACCTTACACCACAACAGGCTTGGCAATTAATGCAGGACGATCCACGTACTGTGCTGGTCGATATCAGGTCCAGCATGGAATTTCTCTTTGTCGGCCATCCTAAGGGGGCTGTGCATGTACCTTGGATTGATGAACCGGATTGGACGGTTAATCCTCATTTTGTCACCGACATAAGAAAACTCCTTCTGGGCGGGAGTATCTGCACCATCGATGAAGGCTGTGCCCCCGTTGTCCTCATCTGCCGCAGTGGCAAACGATCCCTTGAAGCCGGCAAGGCACTCCTGGATGGTGGCTTTATTCGCGTGTTTCACATCGATGAGGGGTTTGAAGGTGATCTCGATGACGACCATCACCGCAGCACTACGGGGGGTTGGCGTTACCATGGTCTACCTTGGGAACAGTGCTGAACATTACACCCCACACCCTGTGTCTACCCATCAGT comes from the Candidatus Thiodiazotropha sp. CDECU1 genome and includes:
- a CDS encoding vWA domain-containing protein, whose translation is MMKGKAWVVIALLWLPLWCGQLQGAEDKADVRILIDVSGSMKQNDPQNLRRPALRLLVGLLSSETRAGVWTFGQYVNMQIPLGQVDKAWKKRARKSSESIGSPGQFTNIEDVLKRSTEDWSGAPGPYRRSVILLTDGMVDISRDRTKNAASKKRILTRILPRLAELKATVHTIALSKNADHELMRKLAGETGGWYEQVENAEQLQKVFLRIFEKVGKPDAVPLQDNKFKVDETITEATLLVFHKPGAQETEVVPPDGKVFKADNAPSSVSWHRDQGYDMLTISDPQAGEWKIRAEVDPDNRVMIVTDLKMQTTDLPNRLIQGRSLPVIVKFSDHGKLIRKREFLDVVNVSAVQQDDGASSEARPMLDDGQDPDENAGDGMFTLSFGGESVGSGVGELVLSASGPTFVREKRMTYEIVPPVNILASPRTDGHMLDVKITPDAELIDPKSLQIEAWLESADGEQFRLPLNSPPGGSGGSGEIDLMSFTGPRQIAVKAHATALSGESIAYFDTPIEIEGMKAPEPVAVKKPEPPPSPVQPEPVPEPEPEPEPEPEPEPEPEPEPEAEEEGGWGIALIWFGIINLLLIAGGGGAFWWIRRRNQRNMVSLIDDGDATTAGNDDKDKTKAKVDAGDDHD
- a CDS encoding vWA domain-containing protein; its protein translation is MNQEQIETKLAAARTKLILDKPFLGALVMRLPMEEANPDWCPATATDAKKFYYNPEFIDQLSLDETQFMLAHEALHCALSHFARRQHRHKLHWDMACDYAINPLLIEDDLKPPPGSLFLPEFEGMTAEEIYPLLDEKDDETPLDNHIYDQDNTKGSGAGKTEKDISNKQDQSETENEGDESENQQSGDGSAASQPPPPTPDEAETLNIQWQQRLAGAAQSAMQVGKLDGAMARMVDHLLQPQLPWRLLLARYMTAIARDDFSYMRPARREGEHILPSLRSNQVELVVALDSSGSIQDHEMGDFLSEINALKGQMRARITLLACDSAIAEGAPWVYEAWEDFQLPAKITGGGGTSFEPVFEWISAQGMRPDLLVYFTDAEGAFPDHAPHYPVIWLVKGKKTTPWGERIQLN
- a CDS encoding AAA family ATPase; the protein is MRPTQLITILEQEFISTRAGHHTPVMLWGPPGVGKSDMVREVAENHRAPVIDIRLSQMEPSDLRGIPFRVNGSVEWAIPSILPNRERHGPEGILFLDEITSAPPTVSAAAYQLILDRRLGEYQVPQGWAIFAAGNRQGDRGVTYSMPAPLANRFSHFEVETNLDDWVAWAYRNSIDERIIAFLRFRPELLFDFDPAHNPIAFPSPRSWEFAHRALQKFDNHPQLLQGALQACVGPAAGIELNAFINSLDKMPDLDAIIAGEDLPVPKEIDLQYAIAAALVGRAIRAHDAGDGSLTHGRILDYARQFPQREMGVMLVSDMHRAIGEAIFTVPQFSDWAQAVSDVMLYES
- the soxZ gene encoding thiosulfate oxidation carrier complex protein SoxZ, yielding MAKSIKIRAKEKGGVTTVKALMTHPMETGGRKDKKTGKKIPAHFIQEVVCKHKGNTVMTAEWSGGVSKNPYISFKFTGGAKGDELELSWSDNKGGSDSMTSAIK
- a CDS encoding lysophospholipid acyltransferase family protein → MSKHPIFPLWRLFGYLPLKWLHLIGHLLGRVFIWLPNRERRITEKNLALCFPEKSDTELRRLRDRSIRQMGATLMEMAAVWFTPIERVLGMIQQVSGSELLERERGQGLIILTPHLGCWEILGLELPTHEQVTSLYRPPRNRAYETIVKQARERSGAELVPTDTSGVKRIYQALIRGGVTCILPDQQPRSATGAVFAPLFGVPALTMLLTNRLARKTGAKVIFAYVERLSAGRGYHIHYLPADERIGAEDPMLAASVLNQGVESIVRQLPSQYQWSYKRFHIQPDGAESPYRESP
- a CDS encoding Smr/MutS family protein; translated protein: MSDDEKKTDDKTLLYKALDDVEPIQQRRTEPYRRKLPPRPLNLPVGDEDDTEQDLYSDQEIETGEVLDYARPGVQHRVMHDLRRGYLEIGAELDLHGLTVRHARDELNRFLKICQERDIRCVRIIHGKGYRSEGKQPILKQKLNLWLRQRDDVLAFTSAPRRDGGTGAAYLLLRNPKKAKG
- a CDS encoding M48 family metalloprotease, which codes for MTMHVMKKASIIVLLISLVAISSANSEEGESIQLPELGSPSDQYLTPGDEARLGKEFMLSVRKTGKVLDDPQITEYIQQLGDKLLKQSEAVGQKFTFFVIDQPEINAFAGPGGYIGIYSGLILATQSESELASVIAHEIAHVTQKHLLRAFDAANRMSGKTAALLLASILVGISGSPDAGLAMATGVQAGAIQEQINFTRSNEEEADTVGIQILAKSDFDPRAMPLFFERLTHASRLYESGIPEILRTHPVTTNRVADALGRAEKYTYRQFPGNLSYHLTREALRARQFKDPSKAVTHFASGLKEGRHLNQEAHKYGSALALVADRQFGKAEKIIDELLRNNPGQIEYILASADIARKNGKHEQVLKILDTYYSLMPENYPLAIAYIEALTAAGRLEKAREISQQSITLRNNEPRLYRLLSKIEELDNNQVESHRMLAEAFAADGELAAAIQQLEIALNGVNKSDFFLTSRIESRLSKLRDIEKARQKSDPKSKRLQIHQHLFR
- the soxY gene encoding thiosulfate oxidation carrier protein SoxY encodes the protein MSTEIKRRIFLKRSLAAGTVGVAAAAGLLAPQRLLAAWNKEAFEAKELPAALNALLGSSDMAESADINVKAPDIAENGAVVPVTVDTGMDGVESISIIASNNPVPLVANFVMGAGATGFVSTRIKMGKTGDVIGIVKAGGKLHSAKKEVKVTIGGCGG
- a CDS encoding rhodanese-like domain-containing protein, translating into MSDPLLHNLTPQQAWQLMQDDPRTVLVDIRSSMEFLFVGHPKGAVHVPWIDEPDWTVNPHFVTDIRKLLLGGSICTIDEGCAPVVLICRSGKRSLEAGKALLDGGFIRVFHIDEGFEGDLDDDHHRSTTGGWRYHGLPWEQC